In Reichenbachiella agarivorans, one genomic interval encodes:
- a CDS encoding non-canonical purine NTP diphosphatase: protein MKICFATHNENKLREVRQILGDQYEVVGLNDIGCLEEIPEDGLTLDENSKIKADFVANNYHISCFADDTGLEVDALNGEPGVYSARYAGDQKDNQDNIALLLEKMEGKTNRKARFRTVITLILEGAVHQFEGEVKGQIIADLKGSEGFGYDPVFVPEGYEETFAEMDAALKNSISHRGRAVAALVAFLQASN from the coding sequence ATGAAGATTTGCTTCGCTACCCACAACGAAAATAAACTCAGAGAAGTCAGACAGATATTGGGAGATCAGTATGAGGTCGTAGGTCTCAACGATATCGGATGTCTGGAGGAAATTCCAGAAGACGGTTTGACTTTGGACGAAAACTCAAAAATCAAAGCGGATTTTGTTGCCAATAATTACCATATTTCATGTTTTGCGGATGATACAGGCTTGGAGGTAGATGCTTTGAATGGAGAGCCTGGAGTTTATTCAGCTCGTTATGCGGGAGACCAAAAAGACAATCAGGACAATATTGCCTTACTCTTGGAGAAAATGGAGGGTAAAACGAACAGAAAGGCTCGTTTTAGAACTGTAATTACATTGATTTTGGAGGGTGCTGTGCATCAATTTGAGGGAGAGGTAAAGGGACAAATTATTGCTGACTTGAAAGGCTCTGAAGGTTTTGGATACGACCCGGTCTTTGTGCCAGAGGGTTATGAGGAGACCTTTGCAGAGATGGATGCCGCACTAAAAAACAGTATTTCTCACCGTGGACGAGCCGTAGCGGCATTGGTGGCTTTCCTACAAGCCAGCAATTAA
- a CDS encoding nucleoside deaminase: protein MAFDPKHMQMAIDLALESIQNNGGPFAAVIVRNGRIVGRGHNTVTSSFDPTAHAEVNAIRDACNHLQAFQLSDCEIYTSCEPCPMCLGAIYWARPKAIYYGCSKQDAANAGFDDQFIYDELDIAPAERKIPSTQHMQDQALSIFQTWTNKEDKTEY, encoded by the coding sequence ATGGCTTTTGATCCAAAACACATGCAAATGGCGATTGATTTAGCGCTCGAATCGATTCAAAACAATGGTGGTCCCTTTGCTGCTGTGATCGTAAGAAATGGACGCATTGTCGGTCGAGGACATAACACCGTCACCTCCTCTTTTGATCCCACTGCTCACGCTGAGGTCAATGCCATCAGAGATGCCTGCAACCATCTGCAAGCTTTTCAACTTAGCGACTGTGAAATCTATACGAGTTGTGAACCTTGCCCTATGTGCCTAGGTGCAATCTATTGGGCGAGACCCAAAGCGATCTACTATGGTTGTTCTAAGCAAGATGCTGCCAATGCTGGATTTGATGACCAGTTCATTTACGACGAGTTAGATATTGCCCCAGCAGAAAGGAAAATACCCAGTACGCAGCACATGCAAGATCAGGCACTATCCATTTTCCAAACTTGGACTAATAAAGAAGATAAGACAGAATATTAA